Genomic segment of Polycladomyces abyssicola:
CCGAAATTGACGGGGAAGTTGTGGACATCCGCGAAGTGAAGGATCGCCGCGAAATCGAGATCAAAGGCGACGTGGAGACCAAAGTGTATCAAGTGCCCTTTGGTTCCCGCATCTCCGTGGCTGTCGGCGATACCGTGCAGGCGGGCGATGTGCTGACGGAGGGCTCCGTTGATCCGAAAGACCTGCTCCGGATTCGCGGTGTGCTGGGCGTGCAGGAATATCTGCTGGCCGAAGTACAGAAGGTATACCGGATGCAAGGCGTGGAGATCAACGACAAGCACGTGGAAGTGATGATCCGGCAGATGTTGCGCAAGGTGCGCATCACCGATGCCGGCGACACCGATCTTTTGCCTGGTTCGTACGTGGATTTGCACGAATACGAAGAAGCCAACAAAAAAGTGCTGTTGAACGGCGGTGAACCCGCTGTTGCGCGGCCGGTTCTCTTGGGGATCACGAAAGCTTCGCTGGAAACCGAATCGTTCCTGTCGGCGGCTTCGTTCCAAGAGACGACGCGCGTGTTGACGGATGCAGCCATCAAGGGCAAAGTCGACCGTTTGCTCGGGCTGAAGGAGAACGTGATCATCGGGAAACTGATCCCGGCGGGTACCGGTATGGCCCGTTACCGCTCCTTGAAATTGAACATAAAAGGTCAGGGCGCCGAAGAAGGTGCAGATTCCAAGGAAGCCGTCACGGTCGACTGAGAGATGTCCGGTTATATGTCGGCATGAAGTCTCAAATTCTGCAGCGAATCTTTCCCTGGCGAAAGTGGAAACGAGAAAGCAGATTGTCGGCAAAAGTGATGGAGAGGGCGAAAACCCTCTCTCGCTACACGACTTGGGGGGATAGGGCGACCCCATGTGGGAAATCGCCCGCCCCATCCCCTTATTGACATCCTCTGATCCAGGTGGTAATATATCTCCGTGTGCTTGGTAAATTTCACTTTGGAGGGCTTTATAGTGCTTTATGAAAAAGTGAAACAAGCGACCAACATGGTGATCGGTACCAAGCAGACCAAAAAAGCGATCGAGCAAGGAAAAGCACAAGAGGTGATCGTGGCGAAGGATGCCGACGACAAGGTGACGGCCCCCATCATCTCGATGTGCCGTGATCGGGGTATCGCCGTTGTTCATGTCGATTCCATGCGCGAACTCGGAAAAGCATGTGGAATCGAAGTCGGCGCAGCCGCGGTTGCGATCCTGAAGTAAATAAGGAACGACAAGATAGATGACCGCGTACCGGCGATGGCACGGAACGCGGTTCAATCATGCATGTGAAAGTCGTTCGTGTTCCTTGCTTTTTGATGAGCCGCCCGGCTCTGTGGTCTTGTGAAACACCGAATCAAGAGGAGGTGGACCAGGATGCCCACGATTAACCAGCTGGTACGGAAAGGCCGGAAGCAGAAAAAAACCAAATCCAAATCTCCGGCGCTGCAATACGGCTACAACAGCTTGCGCAAAGAGTTGATCAAGCAGAGCTCTCCGCAAAAACGGGGCGTCTGCACCCGTGTGGGGACCATGACCCCGAAAAAGCCGAACTCAGCACTGCGGAAATACGCCCGTGTGCGCTTGACCAACGGCATCGAAGTGACCGCCTATATTCCGGGAGAGGGTCACAACCTGCAAGAGCACTCCGTCGTATTGGTGCGCGGCGGACGGGTGAAAGACCTGCCGGGTGTGCGCTACCACATCGTGCGTGGTGCTTTGGATACGGCTGGCGTGCAGAACCGGATGCAGGGCCGCTCCAAGTACGGGGCCAAACGGCCGAAGAAGTAACGGTTACAGAACCATGATGCAAAGGAGGGATCAGCATGCCTCGTAAGGGACCAGTGCCTCGCCGTGATGCCCTCCCGGATCCGATTTACAACAGCAAACTGGTGACGCGCTTGATCAACCGGTTGATGTACGACGGGAAGAAGGGGAAGGCACAAAAAATCCTGTACGAAGCGTTTGATATCATTCGCGAGCGTACGGGCAAAGATCCGATGGAAGTGTTTGAACAAGCCCTGAAAAACGTGATGCCGGTCTTGGAAGTGAAAGCCCGCCGGGTTGGGGGCGCCAACTACCAAGTGCCGGTGGAAGTGAAACCGGAACGGCGCACGAGCTTGGGGCTGCGTTGGTTGGTCAACTACGCCCGCCTGCGTGGTGAAAAAACGATGCAGGAGCGTCTGGCCAATGAAATCATGGACGCGGCGAACAACACCGGCGCGGCTGTGAAGAAGAAAGAAGACACGCACCGGATGGCGGAAGCCAACCGTGCTTTTGCTCACTACCGCTGGTAAGCGGACTGCTTGAACACGAAAGGAGACATATCCGATGGCACGTGAGTTCTCCTTGGAGAAAACGCGGAATATCGGGATCATGGCTCACATCGACGCCGGTAAAACCACGACCACTGAGCGGATCTTGTTCTACACCGGCCGTGTGCACAAAATCGGGGAAGTGCACGAAGGCGCGGCCACCATGGACTGGATGGAACAAGAACAAGAACGCGGGATCACCATCACTTCCGCGGCGACGACCTGCCAGTGGAAAGGGCACCGGATCAATATTATCGACACTCCGGGTCACGTGGACTTTACGGTCGAAGTGGAACGATCCCTGCGCGTATTGGATGGAGCGGTTGGGGTGTTCTGCGCCAAGGGTGGCGTGGAGCCGCAATCGGAAACTGTGTGGCGTCAAGCTGACAAATATGGCGTACCGCGGATCGCGTACGTGAACAAAATGGACATCGTCGGCGCTGACTTCTACGGTGCGGTGGAGCAAATGCGGGATCGCCTGCAAGCCAACGCCGTTCCGATTCAGTTGCCGATTGGTGCCGAAGACACCTTCGAAGGAATCATCGACCTCGTCAAAAACTGCGCATACTTCTACCTGGATGATCTGGGTACACAGACGGAAGCGCGGGAGATTCCCGACGAGTACAAGGAGAAAGCGGAAGAATACCGTACCGCTCTCTTGGAAGCCGTCGCGGAGATTGACGAGGAACTAATGATGAAATACCTCGAAGGGGAAGAAATCACCGAAGAGGAAATCGTGGCCGCTTTGCGGAAAGGTACCTGTGAAGTGAAAATCACTCCGGTACTGTGCGGTTCCTCGTACAAAAACAAAGGGGTTCAAATGCTCCTGGATGCAGTAGTCGCATATCTGCCGTCTCCGGTGGACGTGCCGGATATTCGCGGCGAACTGCCGGACGGAACGGAAGCGACCCGGAAATCGGGCGACGACGAACCGTTCGCTGCATTGGCGTTCAAGATCATGTCCGACCCCTACGTCGGAAAACTCACCTTCTTCC
This window contains:
- the rpsL gene encoding 30S ribosomal protein S12 — encoded protein: MPTINQLVRKGRKQKKTKSKSPALQYGYNSLRKELIKQSSPQKRGVCTRVGTMTPKKPNSALRKYARVRLTNGIEVTAYIPGEGHNLQEHSVVLVRGGRVKDLPGVRYHIVRGALDTAGVQNRMQGRSKYGAKRPKK
- the rpsG gene encoding 30S ribosomal protein S7, giving the protein MPRKGPVPRRDALPDPIYNSKLVTRLINRLMYDGKKGKAQKILYEAFDIIRERTGKDPMEVFEQALKNVMPVLEVKARRVGGANYQVPVEVKPERRTSLGLRWLVNYARLRGEKTMQERLANEIMDAANNTGAAVKKKEDTHRMAEANRAFAHYRW
- a CDS encoding 50S ribosomal protein L7ae-like protein — its product is MLYEKVKQATNMVIGTKQTKKAIEQGKAQEVIVAKDADDKVTAPIISMCRDRGIAVVHVDSMRELGKACGIEVGAAAVAILK